The Pseudoxanthobacter soli DSM 19599 genome contains a region encoding:
- a CDS encoding substrate-binding domain-containing protein gives MISRLTTSRTCGAPANGRGPARTGDAYAPVRAHALRLVRAAAAALMLSVPLAMPAASPAQAQANRPDTAARSVVTGAGSTLVFPAMSRWAAGFQQKTHIPVSYQPNGVASARSQIDEGAITFALTDAPFSAADLDSYGFVQWPLVFGAVVPVATVPGVSRLELDGDTLANIFLGRITRWSDPAIAALNGGMKLPDIPIVVVSHEHEGGGSTIVFNRYLSVASKAYADALRSARGKVPFRGEPVLSTGDLGVAVTVAATPGAIGYTDFADATASRAPIVALRTPTGTLTASPESFTKSVATLTAGLNGGLGFADLVIDPAKVDPSSIGGWPMMATTFVVMDAVPQNRDNAVAALQFFDWIYRSGGEIGGSLGYVPAPQNLVEAVETLWTSAIIIDDVPLWPPK, from the coding sequence ATGATCTCCCGCCTCACGACATCCCGGACCTGCGGCGCCCCGGCGAACGGCCGCGGACCGGCCCGCACGGGCGATGCCTATGCCCCGGTCCGCGCCCATGCCCTCCGGCTCGTCCGCGCCGCCGCTGCCGCGCTGATGCTCTCCGTCCCGCTGGCGATGCCGGCCGCAAGCCCGGCGCAGGCACAGGCCAACCGTCCGGACACCGCCGCCCGCTCGGTGGTGACGGGGGCCGGCTCGACGCTCGTCTTTCCCGCGATGTCGCGCTGGGCGGCGGGCTTCCAGCAGAAGACCCACATCCCGGTGAGCTACCAGCCGAACGGCGTCGCCTCCGCCCGCTCCCAGATCGACGAAGGCGCGATCACCTTCGCGCTGACCGATGCGCCGTTCAGCGCGGCCGATCTCGACAGCTACGGCTTCGTGCAGTGGCCGCTGGTGTTCGGAGCGGTGGTGCCGGTCGCCACGGTTCCGGGCGTGTCGCGGCTGGAGCTCGACGGCGACACCCTCGCCAACATCTTTCTCGGCCGCATCACCCGTTGGTCGGATCCGGCGATTGCCGCGCTGAACGGCGGCATGAAGCTGCCGGACATTCCGATCGTCGTCGTCAGCCACGAGCACGAGGGCGGCGGATCGACCATCGTCTTCAACCGCTATCTCTCCGTGGCCAGCAAGGCCTATGCCGATGCGCTGCGTTCCGCGCGCGGCAAGGTGCCTTTTCGCGGCGAGCCCGTGCTGTCCACCGGCGACCTTGGCGTCGCGGTGACCGTGGCGGCGACGCCGGGTGCGATCGGCTACACCGATTTCGCCGACGCCACCGCCTCACGGGCGCCGATCGTGGCCTTGCGCACGCCGACCGGCACCCTGACCGCCAGCCCGGAGAGCTTCACCAAGTCCGTGGCGACGCTGACCGCGGGCTTGAACGGCGGGCTCGGCTTCGCCGACCTCGTGATCGACCCGGCGAAGGTCGACCCATCGTCGATCGGCGGCTGGCCGATGATGGCGACGACGTTCGTCGTCATGGATGCCGTGCCGCAGAACCGCGACAACGCCGTCGCGGCCTTGCAGTTCTTCGACTGGATCTATCGCTCCGGCGGCGAGATCGGCGGATCGCTCGGCTACGTTCCGGCACCGCAGAACCTCGTGGAGGCGGTCGAGACGCTATGGACCAGCGCGATCATCATCGACGACGTGCCGCTCTGGCCGCCGAAATGA
- a CDS encoding ABC transporter ATP-binding protein, protein MKQRDSAQGTPSKALKAPPLRGESLPLAARLWRSHIRAMWPQLIMVLVVTAIAAGTTGLYPLIINHAYDAFTARDSVRIAYLPVAVALVTIVKSVALYGQVALTNRVATRIETELQIELYDHLVAADVARLSRETPAALTQRFTTDLGFIREALTRATSSLVRDVLTLISVFAAMLWLDWQLSLMSLVIVPFAVIPIQRIGKRVRRVTTTTQEQMGMMAGLVSESFGAARVVKSYRLEDYLRTRANTVFEVIRKLKIKTADQRGRVEPVLEALGGLAVALVLAVIGWRIGSGASSVGEFTGFVSALLLAAQPLRGIGSLNTILQQGFSALDRVFSVIDEKATVVDSPDAAPLAVSSGAIRFEDVRFRYPDGTLALDGFDLSIAGGKTTAIVGRSGAGKSTLFGLLPRLYDIEAGRILIDGQDIRSVTLASLRQAIGVVTQEAVLFDDTVRGNIALGRPGADDAAIRAAAEAAAADRFIARLPEGYDTQVGDRGARLSGGERQRVTIARAFLKDAPILLLDEATSALDSESEHLVKEAIDRLSQGRTTLVIAHRLSTIRAADCIVVLDQGRVAESGTHDELIARGGLYARLHRLQFQAGRDDDGRDEDGRDTNPESEIAPA, encoded by the coding sequence ATGAAGCAGCGTGACAGCGCCCAGGGCACTCCCTCCAAGGCCCTCAAAGCCCCTCCCCTTCGTGGCGAAAGCCTTCCCTTGGCCGCACGGCTCTGGCGCAGCCATATCCGCGCGATGTGGCCGCAGCTCATCATGGTGCTCGTCGTCACGGCGATCGCCGCCGGCACCACCGGCCTCTATCCGCTGATCATCAATCACGCCTACGACGCCTTCACCGCGCGCGACAGCGTGCGCATCGCCTATCTGCCGGTCGCCGTGGCGCTGGTGACCATCGTCAAGAGCGTGGCGCTCTACGGCCAGGTGGCGCTGACCAACCGGGTGGCGACCCGCATCGAGACGGAACTCCAGATCGAGCTCTACGACCATCTCGTCGCCGCCGACGTCGCCCGGCTGTCGCGCGAAACCCCGGCCGCACTGACCCAGCGCTTCACCACGGACCTCGGCTTCATCCGCGAGGCCCTGACGCGGGCGACATCGAGCCTGGTGCGCGACGTGCTGACGCTGATCTCGGTGTTCGCGGCGATGCTGTGGCTCGACTGGCAGCTGTCGCTGATGTCGCTCGTCATCGTGCCGTTCGCGGTGATCCCGATCCAGCGCATCGGCAAGCGGGTGCGGCGGGTGACGACCACCACCCAGGAACAGATGGGCATGATGGCCGGGCTCGTGTCCGAGAGCTTCGGCGCCGCCCGCGTGGTGAAGAGCTACCGGCTGGAGGACTATCTCCGGACCCGTGCCAACACGGTGTTCGAGGTCATCCGCAAGCTGAAGATCAAGACGGCCGACCAGCGCGGCCGGGTGGAGCCGGTGCTCGAGGCGCTCGGCGGCCTTGCCGTCGCGCTCGTGCTGGCCGTGATCGGCTGGCGCATCGGGTCCGGCGCGTCATCGGTCGGCGAGTTCACCGGCTTCGTCTCGGCGCTGCTGCTCGCGGCACAGCCGCTGCGCGGCATCGGCAGCCTGAACACCATCCTGCAGCAGGGCTTCTCCGCGCTCGACCGCGTGTTCTCGGTGATCGACGAGAAGGCGACGGTGGTCGACAGTCCGGACGCCGCGCCGCTGGCGGTCTCATCCGGCGCGATCCGCTTCGAGGACGTGCGTTTCCGTTACCCGGACGGCACGCTGGCGCTCGACGGGTTCGACCTCTCCATCGCCGGCGGCAAGACCACGGCCATCGTCGGGCGCTCCGGCGCGGGCAAGTCGACGCTGTTCGGCCTGCTTCCCCGGCTTTACGACATCGAGGCCGGCCGTATCCTGATCGATGGGCAGGACATCCGCTCGGTGACGCTCGCCAGCCTGCGTCAGGCGATCGGCGTCGTCACCCAGGAGGCGGTGCTGTTCGACGACACCGTGCGCGGCAACATCGCGCTCGGCCGGCCGGGTGCGGACGATGCCGCCATCCGCGCAGCCGCAGAGGCCGCTGCCGCGGATCGCTTCATAGCCCGCCTGCCGGAGGGTTACGACACCCAGGTGGGCGACCGGGGCGCGCGGCTTTCGGGCGGCGAACGCCAGCGCGTGACCATCGCCCGCGCCTTCCTCAAGGATGCTCCGATCCTGCTGCTCGACGAAGCCACATCGGCGCTCGATTCCGAATCCGAGCATCTCGTCAAGGAGGCGATCGACCGGCTGTCGCAAGGGCGCACGACGCTGGTGATCGCCCACCGGCTTTCCACCATCCGCGCGGCGGACTGCATCGTGGTGCTGGATCAGGGGCGCGTCGCCGAATCGGGGACCCACGACGAACTGATCGCCAGAGGCGGCCTCTACGCGAGGCTTCACCGGCTGCAGTTCCAGGCCGGGCGCGACGACGACGGACGCGACGAGGACGGGCGTGACACCAACCCGGAGTCGGAGATCGCGCCCGCCTGA
- a CDS encoding methyl-accepting chemotaxis protein: protein MLDDLPVAVLLCDPVRFVIVYANAQARCLLKTLEAVLPVRPEAVVGSSLDLFPGLIPSDAAARRKLIAATAPSGAVKVELGDEILEFRLSAVRSARGECRAVQLTWDVVTARVERDRKNELFRRMIEVVPVNVMTCDLTDFRIDYANRTSVEMLRLVENDLPIKADDLIGTSIDVFHKVPGRIRAMLADPKNLPHVADIKVGADTLRLHVVAIRNDDGAYLRPMVTWSLVTESIKVANSVRGVIQAMNDTSAEMQTTSGRLLKLSEAAEESASAVSSAGVEMSASFEEISSQIRRATGMSRDAVQQAASANERVGSLANSIELIGAVTVLIEAIASQTNLLALNATIEAARAGDAGRGFAVVAQEVKALAAQTAQATRDIRDQIAAIQSTSNGAASAVAEIADYIGQMNDVLVVLSAGVEEQAATNRSVSDMIVGVSNATAEIRTVALSARTVADEVTGFSGHLENEVAVLLNGA from the coding sequence GTGCTTGACGACCTGCCGGTCGCCGTCCTGCTCTGCGATCCCGTCCGCTTCGTCATCGTCTACGCGAACGCACAGGCGCGCTGTCTTCTGAAGACGCTCGAAGCGGTGCTTCCGGTCCGACCAGAGGCGGTGGTCGGCTCGTCACTCGACCTCTTTCCGGGCCTGATTCCGTCCGATGCGGCGGCTCGCCGGAAGTTGATCGCCGCGACCGCCCCGTCCGGTGCCGTCAAGGTGGAACTCGGCGATGAAATCCTGGAGTTCCGCCTTTCGGCCGTGCGCAGTGCCCGCGGCGAGTGCCGCGCCGTGCAGCTGACGTGGGATGTCGTCACGGCAAGGGTCGAGCGTGACAGGAAGAACGAACTGTTCCGCCGCATGATCGAGGTCGTGCCGGTCAACGTCATGACCTGCGACCTCACCGATTTCCGCATCGACTACGCCAACCGTACCAGCGTGGAGATGCTGCGGCTGGTCGAGAACGACCTGCCGATCAAAGCCGACGACCTCATCGGCACATCGATCGACGTGTTCCACAAGGTGCCCGGCCGCATCCGCGCGATGCTGGCCGATCCGAAGAACCTGCCCCATGTGGCCGACATCAAGGTTGGGGCGGACACCCTGCGGCTGCACGTCGTCGCGATCAGGAATGACGATGGCGCCTATCTCCGCCCGATGGTGACGTGGTCGCTCGTGACCGAGAGCATCAAGGTCGCCAACAGCGTGCGCGGTGTCATCCAGGCGATGAACGATACCTCCGCCGAGATGCAGACCACGAGCGGCCGGCTGCTGAAGCTCAGTGAGGCGGCCGAGGAATCCGCCTCGGCCGTGTCGTCCGCCGGTGTGGAGATGTCGGCCTCGTTCGAGGAGATTTCCAGCCAGATCCGGCGCGCGACCGGCATGTCGCGCGATGCCGTGCAGCAGGCCGCATCCGCGAACGAGCGTGTGGGGTCTCTCGCCAACAGCATCGAGCTGATCGGCGCCGTCACGGTGCTGATCGAGGCCATCGCCTCGCAGACCAACCTGCTCGCGCTCAATGCCACCATCGAGGCCGCACGGGCCGGCGACGCCGGTCGGGGCTTCGCGGTGGTCGCCCAGGAGGTCAAGGCGCTCGCAGCCCAGACCGCCCAGGCCACCCGCGACATCCGCGACCAGATCGCCGCCATTCAGAGCACCAGCAATGGTGCGGCAAGCGCGGTCGCCGAAATCGCCGACTATATCGGCCAGATGAACGACGTTCTGGTGGTGCTTTCCGCGGGAGTCGAGGAGCAGGCTGCCACGAACCGCAGCGTCAGCGACATGATCGTCGGTGTCTCCAACGCAACGGCGGAGATTCGCACGGTGGCGCTGTCGGCGCGTACCGTGGCGGACGAGGTCACCGGCTTCTCGGGCCACCTCGAGAACGAGGTGGCCGTGCTCCTCAACGGCGCCTAG